Within the Xanthocytophaga agilis genome, the region ATTTTACTATTCCAAGGATAGGCATATAACTTAATTATCCCTAAACTATATGAAAAAAATCGCTTACTGTACTCTTCTTCTCTTTTTCAGCCTGTGTGCCTCCTTGCAGGCCCAGACCTATTCGATCATACCTGAGCCTGTCAGTCTTCAATCTACCTCCGGTACTTTTTCACTCTCTTCAGGTACCACCTTGGTTGCACCCAATAACGCGGAAGCCCGTAAAGTAGCTACCTATTTCAGCGACAAAATAAAACCAGCAACAGGACTTAATTTAAAAACAGCAGAATCTGCTTCTGGTTCCAAAATAACCTTTCTGCTCAATACAAAACCGGATGCAGCAATTAAACCAGATGGCTACCTGCTGGATGTAACACCTACAGAAGTTACCATTAAAGCGAATCAGCCTGCCGGATTATTTTATGGCGTCCAAACTCTTCTGCAGCTACTACCTAAAGAGATTGAAAGCAAAACAGCTGTAAATGGTATTAACTGGCAGATTCCGGGAGTAAGCATCAGTGACTATCCCCGCTTTGGATGGAGAGGTATTATGCTGGACGTAAGCCGCCACTTCTTCCCTAAAGAATACGTCAAAGCCTATATAGATCAATTGGTACGTTACAAATACAACGTATTTCACTGGCACCTGGCAGATGACAACGGCTGGCGTATTGAAATCAAAAGCTATCCAAAGTTGACAGAAGTAGGTGCATGGCGTGTAGAACGTACAGGATACTTTGGCGACCGCAAGCCTCAGCAGGAAGGGGAAAAAGCTACGTATGGTGGTTTCTATACTCAGGAAGATATTAAGGAAATCGTAAAATATGCTCAGGACCGGTATGTTACCATTGTACCAGAAGTAGATGTACCTGGTCATAGTATGGCAGCCATTGCTGCTTACCCTTGGTTGTCCTGTACCAAAAATGCCAACACCAAAGTAAACCCCGGAACCAAGTTTTCTGAATGGTATGGTAATGGAAAATTCAAGATGCTGGAAGACAATACGCTAAATCCTTCAGATGAAAAAGTATATGAGTTTCTGGATAAAGTATTCGGCGAAGTAGCAACTTTATTCCCAGGCACGTATATCCATATGGGGGGAGATGAATGCTATCATGGTTTCTGGGAGAAAGATCCAGGTTGTCAGGCCCTGATGAAAAAACAAGGATTAAAAACACTGGAAGAATTGCAGAGTTATTTT harbors:
- a CDS encoding beta-N-acetylhexosaminidase, which produces MKKIAYCTLLLFFSLCASLQAQTYSIIPEPVSLQSTSGTFSLSSGTTLVAPNNAEARKVATYFSDKIKPATGLNLKTAESASGSKITFLLNTKPDAAIKPDGYLLDVTPTEVTIKANQPAGLFYGVQTLLQLLPKEIESKTAVNGINWQIPGVSISDYPRFGWRGIMLDVSRHFFPKEYVKAYIDQLVRYKYNVFHWHLADDNGWRIEIKSYPKLTEVGAWRVERTGYFGDRKPQQEGEKATYGGFYTQEDIKEIVKYAQDRYVTIVPEVDVPGHSMAAIAAYPWLSCTKNANTKVNPGTKFSEWYGNGKFKMLEDNTLNPSDEKVYEFLDKVFGEVATLFPGTYIHMGGDECYHGFWEKDPGCQALMKKQGLKTLEELQSYFVKRVEKIIEKKGKKLIGWDEILEGGLAPNAAVMSWRSVQGGIEAAKLKHPVVMSPVQYAYLDYMQGDISTEIRIYSTLRLKTSYDWNPVPAGVDSTYILGGQGNLWTEQVPTFRHVEYMTYPRAWALSEVYWSPKHKKNWDGFAKRVENHFGRADLAEVKYATTIYDPIFKIQKNNAGKIVVDLSTELSGLDIYYTTDNTFPDKFSNKYSKPVELPDGTDIFRVITYRDGKPLGKQITIKAEDLEKRAKK